The window GGTAAGAGTTGCTCTGTCTAGTTTCACTCGGTCAGTTCTGAAAGAGGTTCTATAGTTTCTTCTCCACTGAAGGGGGAAAGAGCaggatggaagagaaaggagaaaaggaggaggacGCAGGTGGTGGTTAGAAAGTACCTGCTCATGCCTTTATATGCTAGACTTACTTTTTTTCCCCCCGCTCAGCAGTTTCTCTCTGTTGGGTGAGTACTGAAATCTAGATCAAATACCAAGTGCCTTCAAGGACAAAAGTGGAATCCCCTGGAAGTCTGTGCCCCCATGGCTGGAGGAGGCAATCCCTCTACTGTTGGTAAATAAGGACCACGTGGGAGCGGTGGGGATATAGGGTCCAGATAAAGGACTGAGAGAGTGGGTCACGTGCTGGAATTGACATGGGTTCCCTACCTCCTGGCCCCTGTCCTGCACAGGACACGACTCACTGTCTGCTTCCGAGAACGATCCGGACTCGTCGCTGGAGTTGGTTCCGTAAGACTGCTCACATTTGATTTGGGGTCGGACCTGGCTGTACATTCCATCTCCCATCAGGCCTGGCTCCTGATGTTCTGTGGCAAGGAATCTGGCTCCCTGGGAACAGGGCGAGGAGGAGAACTCACAGAGGGGGAGGCTGCAGGGCGAGCCCCCGCTCCCGTCCTCCGCGTAGGAGTAGGAGGAGCACGAGCTGGAAGTCCTGGTCCTGGTCTCCAAGGGGGGTGAACGAGGGCAGACTTTGATTGGCACCGGGCAGCTGGTGTTGGGCCGCATCCTTCCGGGCAAGTGGTCAGTCATCAGTCCACTGTGGGAGTAGGGCTGCGAGCTGGGCAGGGACTGGCCGGCTCCCACCCACAGACCCTTTGGCACCGGCTCAGAGAGGTCTTTGTCCAAACTGCTCACCCCCGAATATGGATGCACCGAAGTGCTCACCTGGTCACAAGCGCTCGAGGAGAAGATCACGCTTCTCCGGTCCAGCTCCCCTTCCTGCTTACAGAGAGCCTCCAACCCGGGCCCCTTGAGGGGCGAGCCCATCGTGAAGTTGGATGCATCCTTCTGGCCCAAGTGGGGCTGTCCGTAATTCCCTGCGAAAGGGGCGTAGTCAGTTTTAAGGTCACCCTGAGTGATCCCCTTTTCAAAAGGGCACGCTGAACTCCGAGCAAAGTGCTGCTGAGATGTACTGGGCAAGCCAGACAGCTCCACACTTTTTGTTATACTGAACAGAGACCTTAAGCAGGAGGGAGAGGACATGCTCCTGGATCTATCCAGGCAGGCAGCCCCGGCAGCCGTGGGAGGTGcgggggtggggctgggctgtTTCCGGTCCATTTCGACATCACCCCCTCTGCCCTTGACGTCAGGCTCATCTCCGGACAGGCAAAGCGTGATGCTCTCTTCTTCGTTCTCTTCACTGGGCGGCTCACTTTTAATCTGTCCCATGGCAAGCCCTGGCTTGAGGCTGTTGCCAGAGTTCTCTTCACTGAATGTGCTTGCGAAACCTGAGGTACTGTGTGATGATGCATTATAGACATTCTTGGTACATGCAAGCTGGTACTTCTTGTATCTGGGGTACTGCGTTAACACATCCTTTTCTGAGCTCTCCTTGGAGTCCGTTGGCACATCCGACAAGGGCAGCAAGACTTCCTCCTTCTCTGCTACTGGGACGGCCGCGGCCTCAAAGCGGATGGGGTCTGGAAGCATCTGGTCCCTGGAGCAAGCCATCTTAGCTGTCTCTGAATCCATCgtgtcctcctcttcctcctcctcctctcctgcggagttctcATGGTCCTCGTGCGGACGCTGGCACGCTGAGTCCTTCCGGCACATAAACAGGCCATCCTCGCTGCTCAGGAGCTGGGTCTGCAGAAAGCTGAAGCAGGAGTCCTCCAGGTTGTGCATGCGCAGGAACTCGGCGCAGCGGATAACCTCGCGGATGTTTTCTCTGCTGAGTAACAGCTTGGCAGTGTAGGCAAACTGCAACAGCGGCCCGAAGCCCCTGGCCGTGACCTGCAAAACAAACAGGGAAATTGCCAACGTTACCATCAGCACCGCTATTGTCCCTGATCCCTCAGCTGAAGCCAGATAACCAGACAGTGCTAATGTCCCAGAATAAAGACTGCAAAGGAGCTGTTAATCTTGTACTGGGTCAGCAATGATGCTGCTTTCAATAATTAGTGCCTGTCTCACACACCACTGCTCCATTTCATCGGGGCACAAGCGGAATGGAAAATAACCAGGgtcaagtggctaaacaagatgACAATGGGCTCAGTGTTTGCCCTAATGAAATATCCCGGCAAAAACGGACGGTAACAATGGGAAGCCTATTAATGTGCCTCCCAATCAATCCTGTTGAGAGATGGTCGATGTGAGGAGTGCGGGCTGGGACACTTCTCGCAGCTCACCCAAGCCAAAGAAAGCACTGTCGTTTTCTTGTCAACCACTAAACTGGCAATACGGCTATGTTAAAAACTGTAGAAGTGCGCATTTAAAATAGTTTGTCATCAATTACACTCTTTAAAGAGACATCAAAAACAACTTCTGTTTTGCTCATTCATCACGGTTTCTGGTTGGAACTTTTCAGTTGTCATGTCATGATGCCGGAGATGATGATAATCAAAAGCAATGTTGTGAACAAGAAATTAGCTCCTGGCCCAGAAAGAATGGGGGGTGCGCAGCTCAGTTAACCAGGTGTCATTTAAATGGTTGAAGCTGCTGAGTGACACAGGACATGGGCAGTTCCTTCCCTAATTATTTGTGGCAGCTTTGCCATGCAGCTGCCTTCTTTCTTGGTAAATCTTCAGGGGCTAAGCCTACTGTCATGTGCTGCTCTCATCCATGGCATTTTATACAGATCGAAAATGTGCTATTTATGTACagcttgcacacacacacacacactcacacatacagaATGACTTGGGGAATTAAAAATACGTTGCCTAAGGCCAATTGTTTTTCAGATGGAAATGGATTAAACTTGCTGGTGTTCAGAGCTGACTTCTCTGTTCTGGATGCAGAGGCATCCACCATCTAGGTTCCTGCAAACGCTGCTTAACCCCATAAGAAGAGGAAGCACGTCTATGGGTCAAGTGCACAAATCAAATGACACCAGCAACCTTGGGGTTCTTGCCAGAAGCTACGGCAGCAGTGATCAAGAATACCTGCTGGGGGAATGACTGTCCAGCAAGATGAACTGGCAGGCTTTGTAGCTGACTTCTATGTGTATTAAACTTACAACAGCACACAGAGCCAAAATGCTTGTGAGGACCTGCATTCATGGTTTAAGACTCAACATGGTCATCAACTCCTCTGGGGGAGCCCTTTCCAATCCTCTTAGAGAAAACAGATGACATAATCCTCTCAGCTCCCATCAGCACTGTGAGGAAGCGTCCCAGATTTTCCAGGATGGCACTGATTTTGTATCACTGCATTCTTTCCAGAAAGGGAAATTTCTTAAACACACCATCTAATGGGATTTTAACTATTAATGCTTTTGAAGTACTTTAAATACAATTCCAAATGAAAAATCCTTTTGTCTGTTAATGAATCCCAAGGTaggtgtttaaaaatataaaacatgactGCTTGATCCACACTGCAGGACTACAAGGACAATTGTTGCCCCCTCacttttgttatatttaattGTGTCTGTTTCTATCACAAGACAGTGAATTCCTTCACATCAGGGGTtgtttcattcactttttttttaatttaatttttttcatttcattcactttttaaaaaatgttttttttaaattgtataatatcacatacatacaaagcaaaaagagaaaaaatcaataattttcaaagcacacttcaacaagtagttgcagactagatcccagagtttgtcatgggttaccattccatcatctcagatttttccgtctagctactccaaaacactggaggctagaaggaatattaatatagtgattcagcagccatacttgtttgttaaatccaatcttctctgttagaactcctccttctcctttaatccttctctcaatctatagggagctttgggcaatgcctattctgacttttccatgttgagaagaggtgtccacactaaaggatagggggatgtgactaattgataatcctggagaggctggtccctctgaatttcaagatttatctgaccGAGGAACCCTCctggaattatatgttccaggaaggcagacCTAGtgcatatttcattcatttttgtaacCCTGCATCTAACCCAAAGTCTATAACATAGTAAATACTTGATAAATGCTTGTATATTATTGAGTATGTTGTAAGTCTAAATACGCCCTTAACATATAACTATAGTGCCAGAAGGTAACAACACAAGTCTATTTGGTGGGTGATGTCTCAAATTATTTTGGAACAATCAACCAAACCAAACAACCAAAGGCAGGCAAGGGTCCTTATTTGATCTGTCCTGTCCCTAGTACCAGAATTAAAAAGGAGCTCATCTATCCTAGTCTTTTGTGTCTCACTAAACTGACATGGAAATAGATTCAGCAAATATACTACCTACcatatcatttaatttaattttgcaaTAGGAACCTTTAAAAAGAGGCAGAGTGCATTTATAAGAGTAATCAAAGGTGATAAGAATATCACAAGACTCAATTCTTCATTACAATATGGGTCCACCACCGAGAGAAAAGGCAGAATCAACCCCTTGTTAAGTAAGCATCATCCACTATGCTGATATGCCATTTTCCTGTAGCTGAGGGTATAATACACATCTTGAGTTTCGGCAAATGTGCTCACTATATGGGAAATGGGAAAAACTCATCTTAatgctatttatatttttcatataaccCTTCTCCAACTCTTGTCCTTATcaccatttctttttcattttgacaCTGTGGATTTCTGTTAAGTCCTACCATTGCTTCCCACTGTGGCtgcttttaaataaattcctaaaGAAGCCAGGGCCACCCATGGGGATCATTAGATGAGGAAGCAATATTGGAACTCACTACTTTCACATGGCTGCAAAGAGGTAGAGAAAGTTTCACCCAGGGAAAAGCTGATGCTTCAATGTATGAGTTGGACTGAGGATGCCAATGAGCAAAGCCGCTACTTTCCTAATCAATGATACCCCTTAGATCACTGACCTGTTAGAGATGAGGTGACATGATGATCTTAAAGTGACTGTCATATGGTCATGAACAAAGACAGGTTTATAACTGTCATTCAAGCCCAAGGTTAGAGATGGTATCCTCACAATGAAATGTGAATAGCCCATAACTAGCTTTACCCCACATTAGTTTAAATTGCGCTCTGTCATATTCAATTCTGCAAAATTTTGCTCAACTTTTATGTGCAAAGCTTCTTCTAGTCTGTCAGAGTTAGCATTTACTGAGAACCTCCTCTTGCCCAGTGCCATGCTAATTGGCTCTCATAACACCCTGCAAGGCAAGCATGTCCACACTATTTCGTAGACAAGGAAAGTGAGAAGTTAGGCAGGTGAAGGAACTCATCCAAGGTCATAGAGCTAGAAATAGTGGAGAGCTTGGATTCCAACCCAAGTTAAAGCTGATTCTTCCTTTTGTAGTAAGAGCCGTAAGGGAAGGATGAGTACAAGACTCTATTTTGTTTAGGAAACTTACAGTTTTGCTTTGCAGGAGAcgtacaaataaatgaaaagttaataaTTAAATAGCAATGTAAACAAGTTCACAAAGGAAGGGCCATTACAAGACTACATGAGAAGTCCTAACATTTTCAGGAGAGGAAAAAACCACTGAGGTCTGTGGGACCCCTTACATAGTTGTATCAGGACACTTGGGGTGTAGAGGAAGACTCTGTATGTGTCTGCTCTGGGTCAAGGGTTGCCTTGATACAATGGGCATCTTCTGAACTGTCACAGGTGCTTGTCTCAggaacccacttctggtatactcCAGGCCAGGAGGAATAGCTCCAAACACACAAAACAGAAGGCAAGTGTCTGTACGCCTGCTGGCCAGTGAAAAAACAGTCAGAGGCTCTGTAAATACCAGTAGACTCTCCGCCTTGAGCAGCTTCTacagtctttttattttcaaaaaccaCTTAAACTCATTCATTGTACTAAGAAATCAAATACCCAGGTACCAATGTGAAGCTGTATGGCTACAAAATCGACATCACAAGTCTGCCTTGTTATTCAGTTTTTGTTCTTAACAAGTAAGGCTCTGACAATGGGAAAAACTAAGAGGGGGTGGGAATTGGAGAATCACACACAAAACTAATGACccataaaaatgttattaaaaaagtAATGATCATAAAGTTAAAGTGGAATGAAGCGATGAGAAATAGCAAACCAGTTCCATTTCACTGACATTAATAGAGCTCAATTCTACTGTcctaagaaaacaaacacacacacatatatctagGCTAAAATTCATCGTCAGGAGTGACCTAAAGGTAAAAACATATCACAGGCAAAATGCAATTTTAGGGACAAACTGAGACAAGAGTCTTGcattttcaatgaaatattttggatGGGTCATTTTGAAGAGTATTCTTCTCATCGTGCTTAAATGTGTGACTAGCTGGCCCTACAATGTGCCATACTTGGTGTCCCACAGATAAGATGCATCATGCACTGGGGGCTGAGGGAGTGTGCTGTGTGCGCCTGAGCCCTAGAAGAGGTCAGGAAGTAATACCTCCCTTGTTGTCTGACTGTTCCCAGGAGGCGATGACCTCAGTCAGCAGTGACAC is drawn from Tamandua tetradactyla isolate mTamTet1 chromosome 5, mTamTet1.pri, whole genome shotgun sequence and contains these coding sequences:
- the BACH2 gene encoding transcription regulator protein BACH2 isoform X2, producing the protein MHNLEDSCFSFLQTQLLSSEDGLFMCRKDSACQRPHEDHENSAGEEEEEEEDTMDSETAKMACSRDQMLPDPIRFEAAAVPVAEKEEVLLPLSDVPTDSKESSEKDVLTQYPRYKKYQLACTKNVYNASSHSTSGFASTFSEENSGNSLKPGLAMGQIKSEPPSEENEEESITLCLSGDEPDVKGRGGDVEMDRKQPSPTPAPPTAAGAACLDRSRSMSSPSCLRSLFSITKSVELSGLPSTSQQHFARSSACPFEKGITQGDLKTDYAPFAGNYGQPHLGQKDASNFTMGSPLKGPGLEALCKQEGELDRRSVIFSSSACDQVSTSVHPYSGVSSLDKDLSEPVPKGLWVGAGQSLPSSQPYSHSGLMTDHLPGRMRPNTSCPVPIKVCPRSPPLETRTRTSSSCSSYSYAEDGSGGSPCSLPLCEFSSSPCSQGARFLATEHQEPGLMGDGMYSQVRPQIKCEQSYGTNSSDESGSFSEADSESCPVQDRGQEVKLPFPVDQITDLPRNDFQMMIKMHKLTSEQLEFIHDVRRRSKNRIAAQRCRKRKLDCIQNLECEIRKLVCEKEKLLSERNQLKACMGELLDNFSCLSQEVCRDIQSPEQIQALHRYCPVLRPMDLPAASSINPAPLGVEQNLAASQCAVGESVPCCLEQAPPGPAWAPSNTSENCTSGRRLEGPDPGTFSERGPPLEPRSQTVTVDFCQEMTDKCTTDEQPRKDYT
- the BACH2 gene encoding transcription regulator protein BACH2 isoform X1, translating into MSVDEKPDSPMYVYESTVHCTNILLGLNDQRKKDILCDVTLIVERKEFRAHRAVLAACSEYFWQALVGQTKNDLVVSLPEEVTARGFGPLLQFAYTAKLLLSRENIREVIRCAEFLRMHNLEDSCFSFLQTQLLSSEDGLFMCRKDSACQRPHEDHENSAGEEEEEEEDTMDSETAKMACSRDQMLPDPIRFEAAAVPVAEKEEVLLPLSDVPTDSKESSEKDVLTQYPRYKKYQLACTKNVYNASSHSTSGFASTFSEENSGNSLKPGLAMGQIKSEPPSEENEEESITLCLSGDEPDVKGRGGDVEMDRKQPSPTPAPPTAAGAACLDRSRSMSSPSCLRSLFSITKSVELSGLPSTSQQHFARSSACPFEKGITQGDLKTDYAPFAGNYGQPHLGQKDASNFTMGSPLKGPGLEALCKQEGELDRRSVIFSSSACDQVSTSVHPYSGVSSLDKDLSEPVPKGLWVGAGQSLPSSQPYSHSGLMTDHLPGRMRPNTSCPVPIKVCPRSPPLETRTRTSSSCSSYSYAEDGSGGSPCSLPLCEFSSSPCSQGARFLATEHQEPGLMGDGMYSQVRPQIKCEQSYGTNSSDESGSFSEADSESCPVQDRGQEVKLPFPVDQITDLPRNDFQMMIKMHKLTSEQLEFIHDVRRRSKNRIAAQRCRKRKLDCIQNLECEIRKLVCEKEKLLSERNQLKACMGELLDNFSCLSQEVCRDIQSPEQIQALHRYCPVLRPMDLPAASSINPAPLGVEQNLAASQCAVGESVPCCLEQAPPGPAWAPSNTSENCTSGRRLEGPDPGTFSERGPPLEPRSQTVTVDFCQEMTDKCTTDEQPRKDYT